GAGACGACAATGCATTACCTCATAGTAATTGTGATTGCGTTCGCGCTATCCATGATGGGATGCGAAGGCAAGACAGGCCCCGCCGGCCCTACCGGTCCTCAAGGCGCGGCTGGTCCGCAGGGCGTGGCGGGTCCTGCCGGCAATCAAGGCGCGGTTGGTCCGCAAGGTCCCGAAGGCCCGCAAGGTCCCGAAGGTCCGCAAGGTCCCGAAGGCCTGCAAGGTCCCGAAGG
Above is a window of Gemmatimonadota bacterium DNA encoding:
- a CDS encoding collagen-like protein, translating into MMGCEGKTGPAGPTGPQGAAGPQGVAGPAGNQGAVGPQGPEGPQGPEGPQGPEGLQGPEG